The region GCGTTCTGCCAGGGTCAGCTCACTTCCGGCCAGTTCACCATGGGCTGCGCCGGCGCTCTTTAACGCAGGGCCGTCCAAATACCCTTCGTACTCTTGCAGCACCTGCTCGTCAGTGCCCTGCAGCCGATCCAGACTGAGCTCGGCAAGGTCTTCCAGCAGGTGAAATTCCAGATCGACCGCGTTGAGTTGTCTCAGCTTGATCATCTTCTTCAGTATCGAATCCCTGTTTACTTTCTCACCGTCTGCATCCTTGAAGAAAATCGACTGATCCTTGAGCGTATCTTCGAGCAGGTTATCCATATGGCTCGACACTTCAATAAGGTTTTCCCCCCATCCCTGAACCTTTTCCAATACCGCAACAAAGTGCCTGTACTCCTGCGTCTCTGCCTCGGTTTCTGGTAGAACCGCAATTCGATCCTTGAGCTTGTCGACGTTTTCTTCATTGAGTATTTTCGCCACCTCGTTGAAGTAAGCCTCTGCGTACTCCAAAAAGCTCTGGCGCACGTAACTCCGCTGCTGAGTAAGCACATCGACAAAACCCGGCTCCATGAAGCTCATCTGGTTCAATGCGCTCAGTATGTTGTCGTGTTCAAGGTTGTTGTCGATAACCTGCTTCAGCTCGGCAACGACTCGCTCATTGATCCGTTTGTGCAAGCCTATGAGCAAATTGAGCTTGTCTTTCTCTACGTCGTTGGGCTCAGGCAGGGCCCGCAACGCTTCAATCTGCCCCTGGTTTTCGATCAATTGATCGCGGTGCCGATTGAACGTCTCACGGATCGGTTCGCTTTTGCTGATGATCTGCGCTTCTTCTGCCCTGAGCGCCACCATTCGCTTCTGGTTCTCCTCCCGCAGCCGCTGCACACGGCTTTTGGGCATTCCGCCACGCAAACGCAGCCCATCATCAATGCGCCAGACGCCATGCTTACTAACAATCCATGGGCCGAGACGCCCTGACGGGTCAGCTATGCGCACTTGACCATCGGCAAGCGATAGCAGGTATACATCTCCCGCCAGGCTCACGTAATAATGACCGGCTATCAGATAGAGTCCTGCAGTGTCCCCAGTCGCCAATGGCTCGTGCTCATTCACGGAGACGTCGGTGCGCATGGCCAGTAACGCCTCCCGCTGCCCGGCGGTGAGCATGTTGAAACCTTGCCTTCCACGCCAGGACAGATCCAGCTGCAGTTGGCCCTGCGCGGCAAGCGCACTTGGGAGGAACGTTTCTCCCTGGCGTACAACGGTTGTTGAATGGCTCCCCTGCGGCGCCTGCACAGGTAAGCCATCGAATGTAGTCGGGTGAGGTCGCGGGACGACATCGGGAATGCTCTTCGCAGGCAACCTTGCATGCAAAAGCACCATCGCAGTATTGAAAATCAGGTCCACCGCAGCTGCACTACGCTCACTTCGCGATCCCTTTTGCAACGCATTGATGTCATTGCTAAGTGACATCAGAAGCTGAACCATCCAGGCGAATACGGCAACCGGACCTTTGAGTGGAAGTGAAACCACCTGAAAGAGCAGCCAAGCACCCTCACTTAGAATGGCCCAGCGACTTTCCTGGTTGGAAACCGACTGACGATCCGCGAGCTCGACAAGCAGATCACGGTTTGACTCGTAGAGTTTCAGATCGACATCTGTCCTCCAGAACCGTGGGGCAAAAGTCGGTGGTTTGGGCGCTTCGGGCAATAATCCAGTATCAATAATTGGCCTGTTCCAATGCGGTTCGCTGAAGCCACCCAAGTCATAGAGGGGTCGGGCTTGCGGCAACATCCATTCAAGAATGCTCTGTTGCAGCGACTCAGAGGCACGAATCGAAGCCAACATTGCTTCGATACTGGCGAACTCCAGTATCGTCTGGGTGGGGTACAAAGGGCGGAAGAGGATCACTGTCGCAGGCTGCGCCGAGAACAGAACATACATGCCTCGAACCAGATCATAATCACTGCCTTGCGCATCAGGTGTGAAAGCCAATGGCATCAACTGCATGCTTGGCTGCATTTCATCTACTTGATATCGGCAATAGCTCGCGACAACCTGTAATCCAGTCTCGCTTAGCGTTTCGTTCAACCTTGCTTTAAGCGCACTGAACAGCAGCGAACACCGCCACTCCCTGGCAAAACGAATCACCCGCTGGGGCTTGGCGCTCGGATCATCGAGCATTCGGGCCACGTAAGCCGGATAGCTGCCACCGATGTCGACACGCTGGACCAGGGACTGAACATAGGCGGGTGTCATCCACGGCATGATCAACTGCGCTTCACGGTGAGTGATCGCTGTAATCGTGGCACCGCCTAGCGAACTCAAATTACCTATGGCGAAATCGCTCAGGGTTTCAGTGCGCGTTTCGATACTTGAGTCGCCCACCCCTGCACCTGCCCCCCCGGCAGCGCCAGCGACCGTTGTCAGCGTCAGCTTCAAATCATCGGGAAAGTAATTTGCCTCCGTTGGAAAGTCACTCAGTAACTGCGCTCTCAAACGGTTGCGGGTGTAGCTATAAAGATCAGCAACACCATCCAGCGCCGCGACGCCAGCGGACTCGAGCTGCGCCAATGCAAGATCGAACAGACCGCATTGAAAAGCGAAGCTGTCATTGGCCTCCCTTCGCATCAGACCAGGCGGAACGTGCACATTCGAATCGGCAATCGGTACATAGCCTTTTATAAACCAGGCCGATGGATCACTGAGCGCCGCGAAAAACTGCTCCATCGCTGCCACATCCACGCAGCTTAGGTACTCTCCTCGAACGAAGGGCTGGAACAGTGCATCGACCAACAACGCAGTTTGATGGGCGAAAATATCTCCCTCAAGCTCGTAGCGATGCCACGTCATCGAGTCGAAGTACAACATCGCGCCCAGTGTTTCGCGCAGCGCAAGCGTGAAGTCATCAAGCGATTCAAATGCCCGGACCACACCTGACGGTGCGACCCACACCACCAACTGCCGTTCGTCCAATTCGGTCGAGATAAGCAGGTTCGGCAGCGTCTGAGCGAACGATAGGCCATAGCGTTCGAGCTGAACCTGGACCACGAACACCTGCGGCTGCTCCTTTCCTCCCTTGAGCACCCCCTGAATGCAAAACCGCTCCTGGGCATCGAGACCTTGCAGAGGCAGGTTTTGCAACAGCGTCGACTTGAGCACCTGCTGCAGCCAGCAATCACGGCTCACGCCTTGGCTGCCGACGGCAGCCCAGTAATCAAGTTGCGCCTGGCAAAAAAGCTCGGCCAGCAGTTGACGCAACTCGTCGAGCTCACCGAGCGCCTTGTTCACTGACACCGTAGCGTGCTCCAGCTTGTTCCCTTCAGCGTCGTGCAGATAATGGGGTGCCGTTACCGACACCAGAAATTCGCCCCCTGCCGCTGCCATTGATTGCAGGCTTCGGTTCGCGAGCATCGCCTCAAGAAGCACATCTACCAACGAACGCGGTGTCCAGGATTGATAGGGCGTGGCCATTTGTGAGTTGTCGTCTGGGATCTGCAGCACCAACGGCCCACCATCAGGCAGCTGGGCCGCGGCAACGACCGGGTAGTGCGTCGCCAGAATTTCCAGGGCCTTGTGCCCGGCCAACTGGCGCAAGGTGGGACGATCAGCGAATTCGGCGGCCACGGCAGCATGGAAGTCCGCTGAAAGAGTTGAATTGCTGGGCATGTGGGATAGCTCCTGTGGGCAAGAGCATCGCAGGGTATTTCGGCGTCACCTTGCGCCTGCGGTACATATGGCTGGCCAATCACAGCACTGTGCAAAGGCGGCCAAAACGACAAAGGCCCGATTCTCACGAACCGGGCCTTTGTCGGACCTCTATAACTTGTTAGCTGTACACACGTCCCAGCAACTGGCGATGGCTCTCGAACTGATCAAGCACATCACGGGTGATCTGATCAGGTGTAAAGCCCATCAGGTCATACTCCTGGCTACCGTTATGCAGGTACACCTCGGCTCGGTAGAAGCGCTGACGCACCTCACTCTCACCTTCGACCGGCGCTTCGCTCGGAGCAGCCAGATAGCCGTCCAGGCTTACTTCATAAACGAAAGGATTGCCCTCTTCCATCATCACTCGCAGACCTATGGTCGAACGCGACTGGCCGATGCGGGTTTCTACCTCCACGCCTAAGTTCTGCAACTGTAGCGCAGCGTCCTTCAAGGCCGGGCTGATCTGCTTATCCATGAAGCGCTGGACCATCGCCTGGGTCGGCTGTAGATCCAACTGACTAAGACGCTCGCTGAAGCCGCGACGACCACGAGCTGCCAGCTCCGCTTGCTCCTGCTCGATCTGGCTATCCTGCTTCATGGCCTTGTACAAGCCGAACATGAACAACACCAATACCACCGAGAACGGCAGACCAGCCAGCACCACCATGGTTTGCATGGCTTCGAAGTTACCCGCGAACAGCAAACCTACGGTGACTACGGTGATGATTGCCGACCACAGAATACGCAGCCAATGCGGCGCATCTTCGTCAACGTTGCCACCTTTGCACGAAAGGTTGGCCATCATTACCGCACCGGAGTCAGCCGGCGTCAGGAACAACACGAAGCCGACGAAGATGGCCACGCCAACAACGATCTTGGCTGCCGGGAAGTGTTCAAGCAGTTGGTAGATCGACATCGAGGGCTGTTCCAGCGCTGTTCGCCCCAGCTCTACCGCGCCCTGGTTGATCACCAGGTCCAGAGCCGTGTTGCCGAATATCGAAAGCCAGGCCAGGGTAAAGCCCAACGGAATCAGCAGCACACCAGCGACCAGTTCACGAACAGTACGGCCACGAGAGATGCGGGCAATGAACATACCGACAAATGGACCCCAGGAAATCCACCAGGCCCAATAGAA is a window of Pseudomonas sp. DG56-2 DNA encoding:
- a CDS encoding dermonecrotic toxin domain-containing protein encodes the protein MAAEFADRPTLRQLAGHKALEILATHYPVVAAAQLPDGGPLVLQIPDDNSQMATPYQSWTPRSLVDVLLEAMLANRSLQSMAAAGGEFLVSVTAPHYLHDAEGNKLEHATVSVNKALGELDELRQLLAELFCQAQLDYWAAVGSQGVSRDCWLQQVLKSTLLQNLPLQGLDAQERFCIQGVLKGGKEQPQVFVVQVQLERYGLSFAQTLPNLLISTELDERQLVVWVAPSGVVRAFESLDDFTLALRETLGAMLYFDSMTWHRYELEGDIFAHQTALLVDALFQPFVRGEYLSCVDVAAMEQFFAALSDPSAWFIKGYVPIADSNVHVPPGLMRREANDSFAFQCGLFDLALAQLESAGVAALDGVADLYSYTRNRLRAQLLSDFPTEANYFPDDLKLTLTTVAGAAGGAGAGVGDSSIETRTETLSDFAIGNLSSLGGATITAITHREAQLIMPWMTPAYVQSLVQRVDIGGSYPAYVARMLDDPSAKPQRVIRFAREWRCSLLFSALKARLNETLSETGLQVVASYCRYQVDEMQPSMQLMPLAFTPDAQGSDYDLVRGMYVLFSAQPATVILFRPLYPTQTILEFASIEAMLASIRASESLQQSILEWMLPQARPLYDLGGFSEPHWNRPIIDTGLLPEAPKPPTFAPRFWRTDVDLKLYESNRDLLVELADRQSVSNQESRWAILSEGAWLLFQVVSLPLKGPVAVFAWMVQLLMSLSNDINALQKGSRSERSAAAVDLIFNTAMVLLHARLPAKSIPDVVPRPHPTTFDGLPVQAPQGSHSTTVVRQGETFLPSALAAQGQLQLDLSWRGRQGFNMLTAGQREALLAMRTDVSVNEHEPLATGDTAGLYLIAGHYYVSLAGDVYLLSLADGQVRIADPSGRLGPWIVSKHGVWRIDDGLRLRGGMPKSRVQRLREENQKRMVALRAEEAQIISKSEPIRETFNRHRDQLIENQGQIEALRALPEPNDVEKDKLNLLIGLHKRINERVVAELKQVIDNNLEHDNILSALNQMSFMEPGFVDVLTQQRSYVRQSFLEYAEAYFNEVAKILNEENVDKLKDRIAVLPETEAETQEYRHFVAVLEKVQGWGENLIEVSSHMDNLLEDTLKDQSIFFKDADGEKVNRDSILKKMIKLRQLNAVDLEFHLLEDLAELSLDRLQGTDEQVLQEYEGYLDGPALKSAGAAHGELAGSELTLAERIDVLNGVLESYEEAACMADYLASLGGPAIRSEKLKLYRASLKKLQDSARKEMTSAVREQELAEPRPVRTYSQHSRGGKRRVVLTQKGRSVLGEELEVDGAPVIQQKDSQGNVLKTFDPRGVEEVAPARDPLAPTSPSTPDNMRGIRKRARKLLDEINSVVDLARRYSNSKEPLGLTTVMEQHTQKLQEVMAGIARSSVDAPLYEELRSGIQRLESNQRDLLKSLYLTTSHPSANGLKYLFQERQVTIARSVSRRRLAAHDYLDVYEIRRLPELGQDRGVGLWEAHFHYSSEDADDRSFTQGHLKIWAQRKLGREAQMRAAQNNDVLDIYRGKLRLADVEGIIPFE
- a CDS encoding BCCT family transporter encodes the protein MFYTSTLLILLLTALLIAVPETAGRVLGQAQAWLSRSFGWYYMLVIGGYLLFVIVLAFSNFGKLKLGGKDDKPDFSYGAWAGMLFSSGIGISLLYFGASEPLDHYFNPPQGSPASLQAAREGLQLTFLHWGLHGWAIYALVGLAVAYFAYRHNQPLALRSALYPLVGERWVKGAAGHTVDIFGMFVTLLGLVTNLGIGSMQVSSGLEYLFGMDHSKTNLLIVILVMSTVATIAAVSGVENGIRRLSNLNIILFSGLLLFVLLNGPTLHLLNSFVQNIGDYLNGAVLKTFDLYVYEGDGAKSERWLGLWTVFYWAWWISWGPFVGMFIARISRGRTVRELVAGVLLIPLGFTLAWLSIFGNTALDLVINQGAVELGRTALEQPSMSIYQLLEHFPAAKIVVGVAIFVGFVLFLTPADSGAVMMANLSCKGGNVDEDAPHWLRILWSAIITVVTVGLLFAGNFEAMQTMVVLAGLPFSVVLVLFMFGLYKAMKQDSQIEQEQAELAARGRRGFSERLSQLDLQPTQAMVQRFMDKQISPALKDAALQLQNLGVEVETRIGQSRSTIGLRVMMEEGNPFVYEVSLDGYLAAPSEAPVEGESEVRQRFYRAEVYLHNGSQEYDLMGFTPDQITRDVLDQFESHRQLLGRVYS